The Phycisphaeraceae bacterium genome has a window encoding:
- a CDS encoding DUF481 domain-containing protein, with translation MVNGDVLHVQVIEEADDHVVVDHPVLGRLTIPRASIAQIVRQEEGSPDSPGDGKHPDEVTRDPAPPGVEAPTEPENQAAPALPPPPTPVPWKVSLELGFTGTQGNTETTDIRLALLAGRETTEARIALDTSYLYGETSGDRRLNRFTAGGRHDWLFPESRWFIFAQARYDYDEFQSWEQRVTGGAGVGYEFIKNDTVRLMGRAGLGAVWEIGSEDDGIEPEAILGLDFGWQITSRQRLGATTTFYPNLGDLGEFRIVSSADWTIQLDQASGIDLKLGVAHEHQSRVDPGRERDDIKVFGSIVIRF, from the coding sequence TTGGTCAATGGAGATGTCCTCCACGTCCAGGTCATTGAAGAGGCCGACGACCATGTGGTGGTCGATCATCCGGTCCTGGGTCGCCTGACCATCCCCCGCGCCAGCATCGCGCAGATCGTGCGCCAGGAAGAAGGTTCTCCAGATTCACCGGGTGACGGCAAACACCCCGATGAAGTCACGCGTGACCCAGCGCCCCCTGGGGTGGAGGCGCCGACGGAACCGGAGAATCAGGCGGCCCCGGCGCTCCCACCCCCCCCGACGCCTGTGCCGTGGAAGGTTTCCCTTGAACTGGGTTTTACCGGCACGCAGGGCAACACGGAAACCACGGACATCCGGCTGGCCTTGCTGGCCGGGCGGGAGACGACGGAAGCCCGAATCGCGCTGGACACCTCGTACCTGTACGGTGAAACAAGCGGTGACCGACGTCTCAACCGCTTCACCGCGGGCGGGAGGCATGACTGGCTGTTTCCAGAAAGCCGGTGGTTCATCTTCGCCCAGGCGCGGTATGACTATGACGAGTTTCAGTCCTGGGAGCAGCGGGTCACCGGCGGCGCGGGCGTGGGCTACGAGTTCATCAAGAACGATACGGTTCGGTTGATGGGCCGGGCCGGTCTGGGCGCAGTGTGGGAGATCGGTTCCGAGGATGACGGCATCGAGCCGGAGGCGATTCTCGGACTGGACTTCGGCTGGCAGATCACGTCCAGACAGCGACTTGGCGCGACCACGACCTTTTACCCCAATCTGGGCGATCTGGGGGAGTTTCGCATCGTCAGCAGCGCGGACTGGACCATTCAGCTCGATCAGGCCAGCGGCATCGATCTCAAACTCGGCGTCGCGCACGAACACCAGTCACGCGTGGACCCGGGTCGTGAGAGGGATGACATCAAGGTGTTCGGTTCGATCGTGATCCGTTTCTGA
- the nadE gene encoding NAD(+) synthase, producing the protein MRLALAQINPTVGDVEGNARLVREAAERAAAAGADAVLCPEMVLLGYPPRDLLWRDGAVEACERAVRDLAAASIETAIIVGHPRRVSGARRDAANSASVLRGGRVVATYDKQMLPGYDVFDEDRYFEPGRTPRVVDIAGTRAGILICEDIWQARDVEGGQHLVPAALHDPVREAVEAGAQLLLILSASPFVAGKGKRHVSHLRNIARTFRVPIAMVNQVGANDDLIFDGRSIVVGADGEVQAAARAFESDFVVLEVGGGAGGRQPSAVSRQPSGGDARHETSGAGNPEPGTRNSHALHSSDPSSQSCHAARITQPPVFAPPISTEHELFAALVLGIRDYFRKTGATTALIGLSGGIDSALTAVLASAALGPGNVRGVMMPSRYSSPGSIEDSVDLAKRLRLGRLVEIPIESAHAALEVMLEGGEPSAVSRQRSGERIGHQASGTGTTEYVSPQSSVLAPRSLIPGIVGENIQARVRGVILMALSNAMPGVMVLATGNKSELATGYCTLYGDMCGALAVLGDVYKTQVWALSRWINANHAACGFDSPPIPQSSIDKPPSAELKPDQTDQDTLPPYPVLDEIIRRWVDHEEDEEAIIAATGFPPDLVRRWTGVIDRNEYKRRQAAIVLKVSPRTFGPGRPMPVAMRWRLPG; encoded by the coding sequence ATGCGGTTGGCTCTGGCGCAGATCAACCCGACCGTCGGCGATGTCGAGGGCAACGCCCGGCTGGTGCGCGAGGCGGCCGAGCGGGCTGCCGCGGCGGGGGCGGATGCGGTCCTCTGCCCGGAAATGGTGCTGCTGGGCTACCCGCCCCGCGACCTGCTGTGGCGCGACGGTGCGGTGGAGGCGTGTGAGCGGGCGGTGCGCGACCTGGCCGCCGCCTCGATCGAGACCGCCATCATCGTGGGCCACCCGCGGCGGGTCAGCGGCGCCCGACGGGACGCCGCCAACAGCGCCAGCGTGCTGCGCGGCGGGCGGGTCGTCGCCACCTACGACAAGCAAATGCTGCCCGGCTACGACGTGTTCGACGAGGATCGCTACTTCGAGCCGGGTCGAACTCCCCGCGTGGTGGACATCGCCGGCACGCGCGCTGGCATTCTCATCTGCGAGGACATCTGGCAGGCCCGCGACGTGGAGGGAGGCCAGCACCTGGTTCCAGCCGCGCTGCATGATCCGGTCAGGGAGGCCGTGGAAGCCGGAGCGCAACTGCTGCTGATCCTCAGCGCCAGCCCGTTCGTTGCGGGCAAGGGGAAGCGACACGTCAGCCACCTGCGGAACATCGCCCGCACCTTCCGAGTGCCCATTGCCATGGTCAACCAGGTGGGGGCGAACGACGACCTGATCTTCGACGGCCGCTCGATTGTGGTCGGCGCGGATGGCGAGGTGCAGGCGGCAGCCCGCGCGTTCGAGAGCGATTTCGTGGTGCTTGAAGTGGGCGGGGGAGCGGGGGGAAGGCAGCCATCAGCGGTCAGCCGGCAGCCGTCAGGAGGCGACGCGAGGCATGAGACATCAGGCGCCGGGAACCCGGAACCCGGAACCCGGAACTCTCATGCCCTTCATTCCTCAGATCCCAGTTCTCAGTCCTGCCACGCGGCACGCATCACCCAACCCCCGGTATTCGCTCCGCCCATATCCACCGAGCACGAACTCTTTGCCGCCCTCGTCCTGGGCATTCGCGACTACTTCCGCAAGACCGGGGCGACGACGGCGCTCATCGGGCTCTCCGGCGGGATCGATTCGGCCCTGACCGCCGTGCTCGCCTCCGCCGCGCTGGGGCCGGGGAATGTCCGCGGCGTGATGATGCCCTCGCGGTACTCCTCGCCCGGCTCGATCGAGGATTCCGTGGACCTGGCGAAGCGGCTGCGTCTCGGACGACTGGTGGAAATCCCCATCGAATCCGCTCACGCGGCGTTGGAGGTCATGCTGGAAGGCGGGGAACCATCAGCCGTCAGCCGTCAGCGATCAGGGGAACGCATCGGGCATCAGGCATCAGGCACTGGGACCACGGAATACGTCAGTCCCCAGTCCTCAGTCCTCGCACCTCGATCCTTGATTCCCGGCATCGTGGGCGAGAACATCCAGGCCCGTGTGCGCGGCGTGATCCTCATGGCCCTCTCCAACGCCATGCCGGGCGTCATGGTGCTGGCCACGGGCAACAAGAGCGAACTGGCCACCGGGTACTGCACGCTTTATGGCGACATGTGCGGCGCGCTCGCCGTGCTGGGTGACGTATACAAGACGCAGGTGTGGGCCTTGTCGCGGTGGATCAACGCCAATCACGCGGCGTGCGGTTTCGATTCGCCGCCCATTCCGCAGTCGTCGATCGACAAGCCGCCCAGCGCGGAACTGAAGCCGGATCAGACCGATCAGGACACGTTGCCGCCTTACCCGGTGCTGGACGAGATCATCCGCCGCTGGGTGGATCACGAGGAGGATGAGGAGGCGATCATCGCCGCCACGGGCTTCCCCCCGGACCTGGTGCGCCGCTGGACGGGCGTGATCGATCGCAACGAGTACAAACGCCGCCAGGCGGCCATCGTGCTCAAGGTAAGCCCGCGCACGTTCGGCCCCGGTCGGCCCATGCCGGTGGCGATGCGGTGGCGCCTGCCGGGATGA
- a CDS encoding galactose mutarotase gives MTIERADFGVADGQPVSLYTLTNRHGLVARITNYGAIVTELHVPDRNGRLDDVVLGFDTLAEYVDHNPYFGCMAGRCANRIANGRFTLDGVTHQLNTNNGPHHLHGGVKGFDKVVWDATPRTTAEGPSLRLTYLSPDGEEHYPGNLLVTVTYTLTHDNALRVETTATTDAPTIVNIVHHSYWNLAGHNSGTILAHQMQLPASSYTPADATLIPTGVIAPVTGTPFDFTMPKAMGEDIGQLPASGDDPGGYDLNYVVDGDPGAMRLAAIVHEPGSGRVMTIHADQPGIQFYTGNFLSDVPGKDGAIYPRHGGFCLETQKFPDSINKEGRPGWPSVILRPGQTYRHVMEHRFSTR, from the coding sequence ATGACCATCGAACGGGCCGACTTCGGCGTTGCGGACGGCCAGCCCGTCTCGCTCTACACGCTCACCAACCGGCATGGGCTGGTGGCCAGGATCACCAACTACGGCGCCATTGTGACCGAGCTGCACGTGCCCGACCGCAACGGTCGACTGGATGACGTGGTGCTCGGCTTCGACACCCTCGCCGAGTACGTCGATCACAATCCCTACTTCGGCTGCATGGCCGGCCGCTGCGCCAACCGCATCGCCAACGGGCGTTTCACGCTCGACGGGGTGACCCATCAGCTCAACACCAACAACGGCCCGCATCACCTGCACGGCGGCGTCAAGGGCTTCGACAAGGTGGTCTGGGACGCGACGCCCCGGACAACGGCCGAAGGCCCGTCGCTTCGGCTCACCTACCTCTCGCCCGACGGCGAGGAGCACTACCCCGGCAACCTGCTGGTGACGGTGACCTACACGCTCACGCACGACAACGCGCTGCGCGTGGAGACGACCGCCACCACCGACGCCCCCACGATCGTCAACATCGTGCATCACTCGTACTGGAACCTCGCCGGCCACAACTCGGGCACGATTCTCGCCCACCAGATGCAGTTGCCCGCCTCGAGCTACACGCCGGCCGACGCCACGCTGATTCCCACCGGGGTCATCGCGCCCGTGACGGGCACGCCCTTTGACTTCACGATGCCCAAGGCGATGGGCGAGGACATCGGGCAGCTGCCCGCTTCCGGCGACGACCCCGGCGGCTACGACCTCAACTACGTGGTGGATGGCGACCCCGGCGCCATGCGCCTGGCCGCCATCGTGCATGAGCCGGGCAGCGGGCGCGTGATGACCATTCACGCCGACCAGCCCGGCATCCAGTTCTACACCGGCAACTTTCTCAGCGATGTGCCGGGCAAGGACGGCGCGATCTACCCCAGGCACGGCGGATTCTGCCTGGAGACACAGAAGTTTCCCGACTCGATCAACAAGGAAGGCCGCCCCGGCTGGCCTTCCGTCATCCTGCGCCCCGGTCAGACATACCGGCACGTGATGGAGCACCGATTCTCGACGCGATGA
- a CDS encoding flagellar basal body P-ring protein FlgI gives MKAAKTLMKMLVVPAMLALGATPARATDVQDLARIKGHEKNILTGLGIVIGLNGTGDKSKDALAAARPMARLLSNLGAGVGGLEELASANAFAIVQVTMHVPAAGARLGDEIDVSVDALFNAKSLAGGRLVPSMLRLPLPDAADLQPLAIAEGAIIIEGDNPRSGVVRKGGMVLDDRAFRANVVSSGGAMTLVLHDQYASHAVASLIANTINDEFVPVGQPGIAQVQDARNIRILLPEAERANPASFIAAVMTLRIDPTLIQTPARVVVNERVGSIVITGNVQISPVAISVDGLSITTITPPPQPTPQDPQVMTSTWARMDTTQGTARDSARLEDLIRALEQLNIPARSRIAVLFQLRDAGALHAEIIRQ, from the coding sequence ATGAAGGCCGCAAAAACCTTGATGAAGATGCTGGTTGTGCCGGCGATGCTTGCGCTGGGCGCAACACCTGCGCGAGCGACGGACGTGCAGGATCTGGCTCGCATCAAGGGACATGAGAAGAACATTCTGACCGGGCTGGGCATTGTCATCGGGCTCAACGGCACGGGCGACAAGAGCAAGGACGCCCTCGCCGCGGCCCGACCCATGGCGCGGCTGCTCTCCAACCTTGGCGCGGGCGTGGGGGGGCTGGAGGAGCTCGCCTCCGCCAACGCCTTCGCCATCGTGCAGGTGACGATGCACGTGCCCGCCGCGGGCGCGCGGCTGGGCGATGAGATCGACGTCTCCGTGGACGCCCTCTTCAACGCCAAGTCACTGGCGGGCGGACGGCTCGTGCCGTCAATGCTGCGTCTCCCGCTGCCCGACGCCGCCGACCTGCAGCCGCTGGCGATCGCCGAGGGCGCGATCATCATCGAGGGCGACAACCCACGCTCCGGCGTGGTGCGCAAGGGCGGCATGGTGCTGGACGACCGGGCCTTCCGCGCCAACGTGGTCTCCAGCGGCGGGGCAATGACGCTCGTCCTGCACGATCAGTACGCCTCGCACGCCGTGGCGTCGCTCATCGCCAACACCATCAACGACGAGTTCGTGCCCGTCGGGCAGCCCGGCATCGCCCAGGTGCAGGACGCCCGCAACATCCGCATCCTGCTGCCGGAGGCGGAGCGGGCCAACCCCGCCAGTTTCATCGCGGCGGTGATGACCCTGCGCATCGACCCCACGCTCATCCAGACCCCCGCGCGCGTGGTGGTGAATGAGCGCGTGGGTTCGATTGTCATCACCGGCAACGTGCAGATCAGCCCGGTGGCCATCTCGGTGGATGGGCTGTCAATCACCACGATCACGCCGCCGCCCCAGCCGACCCCGCAGGATCCGCAGGTGATGACCTCCACCTGGGCGCGGATGGACACCACCCAGGGGACGGCCCGCGACAGCGCGCGGCTGGAAGACCTGATCCGCGCCCTGGAGCAGCTCAACATTCCCGCCCGCAGCCGCATCGCCGTGCTGTTTCAGTTGCGCGACGCCGGGGCGCTTCACGCGGAGATCATCCGGCAATGA
- the flgK gene encoding flagellar hook-associated protein FlgK, which translates to MSLNGALQIGRSAIVTSQAGLQVAGNNMANAATPGYSRQVMRLAPLHGDPIGRNQFIGRGVDLVQITRQVDTALQGRYRDALSGENAALINQRFLGALESIRNELTDNDVSTLLSEFFNSFSEAANNPQDHAVRSLVIQRGATLAERLVQVRTDTARLRDEIDRDLNVSVTQINGILDRLEQVNAQIVTAEGGGGGQANALRDQRDMLVDELAQYLDVTAIEQPNGMVDVLVGSTPIMLAGRSRGVSLRLEAVNGDLKASLRVSADQSPLTVTGGRVGGLLTQRTGHIEPALAALDDFAGQLIEQVNRLHSQGQGKQPFASLTGTTRVPDATVNLNHATVQLPFRIENGSFLIHVTHAQTGARTTHRIDVNGDAMTLNDLMAAINTTVPNVTAGLNAERRMTLDAATGYRISFSDDSSGALASLGINTFFSGRDATDIAVNAALENDPGLLALGSGHEDGSNGAALAIAGLQDAKVSQLGGRTLREFWQQTLSAEAVKTAAAESKVESTRLVRQSIEAQMQAVSGVSLDEEAINLMAFQRQFQAAARFISVIDESIQTLLAMV; encoded by the coding sequence ATGAGTCTCAACGGCGCGCTCCAGATCGGTCGGTCGGCCATCGTCACCAGCCAGGCGGGCCTGCAGGTGGCGGGCAACAACATGGCCAACGCCGCCACGCCGGGATACTCCCGGCAGGTGATGCGGCTGGCGCCGCTGCATGGCGACCCCATCGGCCGCAACCAGTTCATCGGGCGAGGGGTGGACCTGGTGCAGATCACGCGACAGGTCGATACCGCCCTGCAGGGCCGCTACCGCGACGCCCTCTCGGGCGAGAACGCCGCGCTCATCAACCAGCGCTTCCTGGGGGCGCTGGAGTCAATCCGCAACGAACTGACGGACAACGACGTCTCCACGCTTCTTTCGGAGTTCTTCAACTCCTTCTCCGAGGCGGCCAACAACCCGCAGGATCACGCGGTGCGCTCGCTGGTCATCCAGCGCGGCGCCACCCTCGCCGAGCGGCTGGTGCAGGTGCGCACCGACACCGCGCGGCTGCGCGACGAGATCGACCGCGACCTGAATGTCTCCGTCACGCAGATCAACGGCATCCTCGACCGCCTGGAGCAGGTCAACGCCCAGATCGTCACCGCGGAAGGGGGCGGCGGCGGGCAGGCCAACGCCCTGCGCGACCAGCGCGACATGCTCGTCGATGAACTGGCGCAGTACCTCGACGTCACCGCCATTGAGCAGCCCAACGGCATGGTGGATGTGCTCGTCGGCTCGACGCCCATCATGCTGGCGGGGCGCAGCCGGGGCGTCTCGCTGCGGCTCGAAGCCGTCAACGGCGATCTGAAGGCGTCGCTGCGCGTCAGTGCGGACCAGAGCCCGCTGACCGTGACTGGCGGGCGTGTGGGCGGGCTGCTCACGCAGCGGACCGGGCACATCGAACCCGCCCTCGCCGCCCTCGACGACTTCGCCGGTCAGTTGATCGAGCAGGTCAACCGGCTGCACTCGCAGGGACAGGGCAAGCAGCCCTTCGCCTCGCTGACAGGCACGACGCGGGTTCCGGACGCCACGGTCAACCTGAACCACGCCACCGTCCAGTTGCCATTCCGCATCGAGAACGGCAGTTTCCTCATTCACGTCACGCACGCGCAGACCGGCGCGCGAACCACGCACCGAATCGACGTGAACGGCGACGCCATGACGCTCAACGATCTGATGGCGGCGATCAACACGACCGTGCCCAACGTCACCGCGGGACTGAACGCCGAGCGGCGCATGACGCTCGACGCGGCGACCGGCTACCGCATCTCGTTCTCGGACGATTCATCGGGAGCGCTGGCGTCGCTGGGCATCAACACGTTCTTCTCCGGGCGTGACGCGACGGACATCGCCGTCAACGCCGCGCTCGAGAATGACCCCGGCCTGCTGGCGCTGGGCAGCGGCCACGAGGATGGCTCCAACGGCGCCGCCCTGGCCATCGCCGGGCTGCAGGACGCGAAGGTGAGTCAGCTCGGCGGGCGCACACTGCGCGAGTTCTGGCAGCAGACGCTCAGCGCCGAGGCCGTGAAGACCGCCGCCGCGGAATCCAAGGTGGAATCGACGCGCCTGGTGCGTCAGAGCATCGAGGCCCAGATGCAGGCGGTCTCGGGCGTGTCGCTCGATGAGGAAGCGATCAACCTGATGGCCTTTCAGCGACAGTTTCAGGCGGCGGCCCGTTTCATCTCCGTGATCGACGAGAGCATTCAGACGCTGCTGGCGATGGTGTGA
- the csrA gene encoding carbon storage regulator CsrA, which yields MLVLSRQRDETIMIGDDIELTIVDIRGDKVRIGIKAPSDVPVHRKEVYDAIRRENEQAAQLGRTDVPSLADRARTRPRLAGAGPNPSASPAVTRLNGNAAGKTPRLSRPADREIA from the coding sequence ATGCTGGTTCTTTCGCGACAGCGCGATGAGACGATCATGATCGGGGATGACATCGAACTGACGATCGTCGACATCCGAGGCGACAAGGTGCGCATCGGAATCAAGGCGCCGTCGGACGTCCCCGTTCACCGCAAGGAAGTGTACGACGCCATCCGGAGGGAGAATGAGCAGGCGGCCCAGCTGGGGCGGACAGACGTGCCCTCGCTGGCCGACCGGGCGCGGACGCGCCCGCGACTGGCCGGGGCGGGACCGAACCCGTCCGCCTCGCCCGCCGTCACTCGACTCAATGGAAACGCCGCGGGCAAGACCCCGCGACTGTCCCGCCCCGCCGATCGGGAGATCGCCTGA
- a CDS encoding NeuD/PglB/VioB family sugar acetyltransferase translates to MSSSPAMVILGGGGHAAVVVEAARLAGFELIGFLDDDSSARLFDLPHLGPIAPWSPPVERRGTLVIHAAVGDGAKREAWIDLAHHTWGLAAAPVIHPSAVISSTAAVLEGAFIGPRAVINARATVGRGVIINTGAIIEHDVAVGDFAHVAPGAVLGGAAAAGRRCLIGLNAAVLPGVRVGDEATLGAGAVATRDVPNRTTYAGVPARVVA, encoded by the coding sequence ATGTCCTCTAGCCCCGCGATGGTCATCCTGGGCGGCGGGGGGCATGCGGCGGTGGTTGTCGAGGCCGCTCGACTGGCGGGGTTTGAGCTCATCGGGTTCCTCGATGATGACTCGTCGGCGCGTCTCTTCGATCTGCCGCACCTCGGACCGATCGCGCCGTGGAGTCCGCCGGTCGAGCGACGGGGGACGCTCGTCATCCATGCGGCGGTGGGAGATGGCGCGAAGCGGGAGGCATGGATCGATCTCGCTCATCACACGTGGGGGCTTGCGGCAGCTCCGGTGATTCATCCTTCGGCCGTCATCTCGTCCACCGCGGCGGTGCTGGAGGGGGCTTTCATCGGTCCGCGGGCGGTCATCAACGCACGGGCCACGGTGGGCCGGGGCGTCATCATCAATACCGGTGCGATCATCGAGCACGATGTCGCCGTTGGCGATTTCGCGCACGTCGCGCCCGGCGCGGTGCTGGGCGGCGCGGCGGCGGCTGGTCGTCGGTGCCTCATTGGCCTCAACGCCGCAGTCCTGCCGGGCGTGCGGGTTGGCGATGAGGCCACGCTCGGCGCCGGCGCGGTGGCGACGCGCGACGTACCGAATAGAACTACGTACGCGGGCGTGCCGGCTCGTGTGGTCGCTTGA
- a CDS encoding flagellar assembly protein FliW, which produces MNVQTTRFGVVEVDDARIITFPAGLLGFASYTRFVLLQPDDDAVFFWLQSLDAPELAFVVTDPGAWVEQYQVPIRRDQMGELGLDRLEDAQVLVIVNKRDHVLTANLQGPLVINLRTMTGQQLVLAEKRWTTRHAILELRQPVHAAIA; this is translated from the coding sequence ATGAACGTGCAGACGACTCGATTCGGCGTGGTGGAAGTGGACGATGCGAGGATCATCACCTTCCCGGCGGGGTTGCTGGGGTTCGCGTCGTACACGCGCTTCGTCCTGCTGCAGCCGGACGACGACGCGGTGTTCTTCTGGCTGCAGTCGCTTGACGCGCCGGAACTGGCGTTCGTCGTGACCGACCCCGGCGCGTGGGTGGAGCAGTACCAGGTGCCCATCCGGCGCGACCAGATGGGCGAACTGGGGCTGGATCGCCTGGAGGACGCCCAGGTGCTGGTGATCGTGAACAAGCGCGATCACGTCCTCACGGCCAACCTGCAGGGTCCGCTCGTCATCAATCTCAGGACCATGACCGGCCAGCAGCTGGTGCTGGCGGAGAAGCGCTGGACCACGAGGCATGCCATCCTCGAACTGAGGCAGCCCGTTCACGCGGCGATCGCCTGA
- the aroC gene encoding chorismate synthase, whose translation MPTLTLQTAGESHGPALTCLIRGLPAGLDVDGPFINAELARRQGGYGRGGRQRIESDAATFLAGVRNGLTTGGPIVIQIPNRDSRLDDPAKTPPVTRPRPGHADLSGSIKWLTTDARNALERASARETAARVAGGALCRVFLRAMGIECFGFVRGMLDVVAAAQVTESNWRDLRAKRDDSEVYCPDEAASARIIEHIHRAKTEKDTVGGVCEVHIFGCPPGLGSCAQWDEKLDGRLAQAVMSIQAFKAVEIGLGTECARRMGSQVHDPIHFDVARLGTSSLGYTRPTNNAGGLEGGMTNGMPIVIRGAMKPISTLLRGLPSVDMSTRRPEHSAYERSDVCALPAASVVMENVVAFEIARAALEKFGGDSMTETLANHRAFLDAARRLGGGGGTPTSGAADDTEA comes from the coding sequence ATGCCCACCCTCACCCTCCAAACCGCCGGCGAATCGCACGGGCCGGCCCTCACCTGCCTGATCCGCGGTCTGCCCGCCGGGCTGGATGTCGATGGGCCCTTCATCAATGCGGAACTGGCCCGGCGTCAGGGCGGATACGGGCGTGGCGGGCGGCAGCGGATCGAATCGGATGCGGCGACGTTCCTCGCAGGCGTGCGGAACGGGCTTACCACCGGCGGGCCGATCGTCATCCAGATTCCCAACCGCGATTCGCGGCTGGATGACCCTGCGAAGACGCCGCCCGTGACGCGGCCGCGCCCAGGTCATGCCGACCTGTCGGGGTCGATCAAGTGGCTGACGACCGACGCCCGCAACGCGCTGGAGCGTGCCAGCGCCCGCGAGACAGCGGCGCGCGTGGCGGGCGGCGCGCTGTGCCGCGTCTTCCTGCGGGCGATGGGCATCGAGTGCTTCGGCTTCGTGCGCGGCATGTTGGATGTCGTCGCCGCTGCGCAGGTGACCGAGTCGAACTGGCGCGACCTGCGCGCGAAGCGCGATGACAGCGAGGTCTACTGTCCGGATGAAGCCGCCTCGGCCCGCATCATCGAGCACATTCACCGGGCCAAGACCGAGAAGGACACCGTGGGAGGGGTGTGTGAAGTGCACATCTTCGGCTGCCCGCCGGGGCTTGGCTCGTGTGCGCAGTGGGATGAGAAGCTCGACGGGCGGCTGGCTCAGGCGGTGATGAGCATCCAGGCGTTCAAGGCGGTGGAGATCGGGCTGGGAACGGAGTGCGCCCGGCGAATGGGCTCGCAAGTACACGACCCGATTCACTTTGACGTGGCGCGCCTCGGCACGTCCTCGCTGGGCTACACGCGCCCCACCAACAACGCGGGCGGACTCGAAGGCGGCATGACCAACGGCATGCCCATCGTCATCCGCGGCGCCATGAAGCCGATCTCCACGCTCCTGCGCGGCCTGCCCAGCGTGGACATGTCCACGCGCCGGCCCGAGCACAGCGCCTACGAACGCAGCGACGTGTGCGCCCTGCCCGCGGCGAGCGTGGTCATGGAGAACGTGGTGGCGTTTGAGATCGCCCGGGCCGCGCTGGAGAAGTTCGGCGGCGACTCAATGACCGAGACGTTGGCGAACCACCGCGCGTTTCTCGATGCGGCGCGGCGGCTGGGTGGCGGCGGGGGAACGCCGACATCCGGCGCGGCGGACGACACCGAGGCGTGA
- a CDS encoding flagellar protein FlgN, producing the protein MHDDASKSQHASEWSMTLDRLERLLVEQVATQRRLLEALDRKREAIARADAAALERLSREEQQLLARHGALDQEREALVATLGGAYGNEPSAGGGAHNRGSPVVLRSIHPTQHSALSTGNFNPLSLTDIAHREGGARGERLIALRDQARANVAELKRRSGILAQAAAALSAHLTGIMQAVGAAAMGGINAGTYGRQGRLAGIGSGAGVVSLSAVDLTT; encoded by the coding sequence ATGCATGACGATGCGTCGAAATCTCAGCACGCCAGCGAGTGGTCCATGACGTTGGATCGGCTGGAGCGGCTCCTTGTCGAGCAGGTGGCGACGCAGCGGCGACTGCTGGAAGCGCTCGACCGCAAGCGAGAGGCCATCGCGCGGGCGGATGCCGCCGCGCTGGAGCGACTGTCCCGTGAGGAGCAGCAGTTGCTCGCCAGGCACGGTGCGCTGGACCAGGAGCGTGAGGCGCTGGTGGCGACGCTGGGGGGAGCGTATGGGAACGAGCCGTCAGCAGGGGGCGGAGCGCACAACCGCGGATCGCCAGTCGTGCTTCGGTCGATCCACCCAACTCAGCACTCAGCACTCAGCACCGGGAACTTCAATCCTCTCTCCCTCACCGACATCGCCCATCGCGAAGGCGGCGCGAGGGGTGAGCGTCTCATCGCCCTCCGCGACCAGGCGCGGGCCAATGTGGCCGAACTCAAACGGCGCAGCGGCATCCTCGCGCAGGCGGCGGCGGCTCTCAGTGCACACCTGACAGGCATCATGCAGGCCGTCGGGGCGGCGGCGATGGGCGGAATCAACGCCGGGACGTACGGGCGTCAGGGGCGGCTCGCCGGGATCGGTTCCGGCGCGGGCGTCGTGTCGCTTTCCGCGGTGGACCTGACCACATGA